A single region of the Lycium barbarum isolate Lr01 chromosome 2, ASM1917538v2, whole genome shotgun sequence genome encodes:
- the LOC132626997 gene encoding uncharacterized protein LOC132626997 isoform X2, protein MQKTQVICSIFLVLCLVAATKSMGGSEEAKVYIVHTEKPEDQEPEEYHIKTLASVLGRATWGLANRTKRKTPFTWNRAYVKANSCDSITKPIYLDMCTGS, encoded by the exons ATGCAGAAAACCCAAGTTATTTGTTCAATATTCTTGGTTTTGTGCTTAGTTGCAGCAACCAAATCAATGGGAGGTTCTGAAGAAGCAAAAGTGTATATTGTTCATACTGAGAAACCTGAAGATCAAGAACCTGAGGAGTACCATATCAAGACCTTAGCTTCTGTTCTTGGCAG agcAACCTGGGGTCTTGCAAATCGTACCAAGCGAAAAACTCCATTTACATGGAACAGAGCGTATGTGAAAGCCAACTCTTGTGACTCCATCACCAAACCAATTTACCTTGATATGTGTACAGGCTCATGA
- the LOC132626997 gene encoding subtilisin-like protease SBT3.10 isoform X1 has product MQKTQVICSIFLVLCLVAATKSMGGSEEAKVYIVHTEKPEDQEPEEYHIKTLASVLGSEDAAKEALIYSYKHAASGFSAKLTPEQVSELSKQPGVLQIVPSEKLHLHGTERM; this is encoded by the exons ATGCAGAAAACCCAAGTTATTTGTTCAATATTCTTGGTTTTGTGCTTAGTTGCAGCAACCAAATCAATGGGAGGTTCTGAAGAAGCAAAAGTGTATATTGTTCATACTGAGAAACCTGAAGATCAAGAACCTGAGGAGTACCATATCAAGACCTTAGCTTCTGTTCTTGGCAG TGAGGATGCTGCAAAGGAGGCTTTGATTTATAGTTACAAACATGCAGCTAGTGGGTTCTCTGCCAAGCTGACTCCTGAGCAGGTTTCTGAGCTTTCAA agcAACCTGGGGTCTTGCAAATCGTACCAAGCGAAAAACTCCATTTACATGGAACAGAGCGTATGTGA
- the LOC132626997 gene encoding subtilisin-like protease SBT3.5 isoform X3, producing MQKTQVICSIFLVLCLVAATKSMGGSEEAKVYIVHTEKPEDQEPEEYHIKTLASVLGSEDAAKEALIYSYKHAASGFSAKLTPEQVSELSMHTLPFSK from the exons ATGCAGAAAACCCAAGTTATTTGTTCAATATTCTTGGTTTTGTGCTTAGTTGCAGCAACCAAATCAATGGGAGGTTCTGAAGAAGCAAAAGTGTATATTGTTCATACTGAGAAACCTGAAGATCAAGAACCTGAGGAGTACCATATCAAGACCTTAGCTTCTGTTCTTGGCAG TGAGGATGCTGCAAAGGAGGCTTTGATTTATAGTTACAAACATGCAGCTAGTGGGTTCTCTGCCAAGCTGACTCCTGAGCAGGTTTCTGAGCTTTCAA TGCACACGCTGCCGTTTTCAAAATAA
- the LOC132626997 gene encoding subtilisin-like protease SBT3.5 isoform X4, giving the protein MQKTQVICSIFLVLCLVAATKSMGGSEEAKVYIVHTEKPEDQEPEEYHIKTLASVLGSEDAAKEALIYSYKHAASGFSAKLTPEQVSELSRM; this is encoded by the exons ATGCAGAAAACCCAAGTTATTTGTTCAATATTCTTGGTTTTGTGCTTAGTTGCAGCAACCAAATCAATGGGAGGTTCTGAAGAAGCAAAAGTGTATATTGTTCATACTGAGAAACCTGAAGATCAAGAACCTGAGGAGTACCATATCAAGACCTTAGCTTCTGTTCTTGGCAG TGAGGATGCTGCAAAGGAGGCTTTGATTTATAGTTACAAACATGCAGCTAGTGGGTTCTCTGCCAAGCTGACTCCTGAGCAGGTTTCTGAGCTTTCAA GAATGTGA
- the LOC132626998 gene encoding long chain acyl-CoA synthetase 9, chloroplastic produces MGPYVAGVLVPLVVAILLQNRRSRKKRGLPVDVGGEPGYAIRNRRFSAPVETAWEGITTLAELFEYSCKKYHHKKLLGTRKLLSREMEISSDGRSFEKLHLGDYEWLSYGQTFEIVCNFSSGLAALGHRREERVAIFADTCEEWLISLQSCFRRNVTVVTIYASLGEEALCYSLNQTEVTTVICGQKELKKLVDISGQLDTVKRVICMDNEIPSSAVVAAGNNWELKTFSEVETLGRENPVDPDLPLAADIAVIMYTSGSTGLPKGVMMTHRNVLATASAVLKIVPGLGSKDVYLAYLPLAHILEIAAETIVPGIGGSIGYGSPLTLTDTSNKIKKGTKGDASMLRPTVMAAVPAILDRVRDGVRKKVDAAGGLSKKLFDLAYSRRLSAINGNWLGAWGLERHFWNLLVFKKVQAILGGRIRFILSGGAPLSGDTQRFINICLGAPIGQGYGLTETCAGGTFSDYDDTSVGRVGPPLPCSYIKLIDWAEGGYLTSDSPMPRGEIVIGGPNVTVGYFKNEEKTKEAYKVDERGMSWFYTGDIGQFHADGCLEIVDRKKDIVKLQHGEYVSLGKVEAVLSVSPYVDNIMVHADPFHSYCVAIVVAAQAAVEDWARKNEINFGNFPELCQKEETIQEVYASLVKAAKAARLEKFEIPGKIKLLAEAWTPESGLVTAALKLKRDAIKKAFSNELAQLYSS; encoded by the exons ATGGGGCCTTATGTTGCTGGTGTTCTTGTTCCTCTGGTAGTAGCTATTCTCCTCCAGAATAGAAGAAGTCGGAAAAAGCGAGGCTTGCCTGTTGATGTTGGTGGTGAACCTGGCTATGCTATCAGAAACCGTCGGTTTAGTGCACCGGTAGAAACAGCATGGGAAGGAATCACAACCCTGGCAGAGCTTTTTGAGTATTCATGCAAGAAGTACCATCACAAGAAGTTACTAGGAACTCGGAAACTGCTTTCCAGAGAGATGGAAATATCTTCAGATGGAAGGTCATTTGAGAAACTTCACTTGGGTGATTATGAGTGGTTGAGTTATGGTCAGACATTTGAGATTGTGTGCAACTTTTCCTCTGGTTTGGCAGCACTTGGGCACAGAAGAGAAGAACGTGTGGCTATTTTTGCTGATACATGTGAAGAATGGTTAATTTCATTACAG AGTTGCTTCAGACGCAATGTGACAGTGGTTACTATTTATGCATCGCTTGGTGAAGAGGCCCTGTGTTACTCACTAAATCAG ACAGAGGTTACTACCGTCATTTGTGGGCAAAAGGAACTAAAGAAACTTGTAGACATTAGTGGACAACTTGATACCGTCAAACGTGTGATATGCATGGACAATGAGATTCCATCAAGTGCCGTCGTTGCTGCAGGGAACAACTGGGAATTGAAGACATTTTCCGAGGTGGAAACACTTGGCCGAGAAAACCCTGTTGACCCAGATTTACCTCTTGCAGCTGATATTGCAGTGATCATGTATACCAGTGGAAGTACTGGTCTGCCCAAG GGTGTGATGATGACACACAGGAATGTTCTCGCTACAGCTTCTGCTGTTCTGAAAATTGTACCCGGTCTTGGAAGCAAGGATGTTTACTTAGCATACCTGCCGCTTGCTCATATTCTCGAGATTGCAGCAGAG ACCATAGTACCTGGGATTGGTGGTTCTATAGGATATGGTTCTCCTCTGACCCTTACTGATACATCAAATAAGATAAAGAAAGGAACTAAAGGAGATGCCTCTATGTTAAGGCCAACTGTGATGGCAGCTGTCCCAGCAATTCTTGATCGGGTTCGAGATGGTGTACGTAAAAAG GTAGATGCTGCAGGCGGACTATCCAAAAAGCTGTTTGATTTGGCATATTCTCGTAGACTGTCTGCAATTAATGGTAATTGGCTTGGAGCTTGGGGCTTAGAAAGACATTTCTGGAACCTCTTAGTGTTTAAGAAGGTTCAAGCAATTCTGGGCGGCCGTATCCGTTTTATCCTGTCAGGAGGAGCTCCTCTCTCTGGAGATACTCAGAGATTTATCAACATATGCCTTGG TGCTCCAATAGGCCAAGGTTATGGTCTTACTGAGACCTGTGCTGGTGGAACATTTAGTGATTATGATGATACTTCTGTTGGACGTGTTGGTCCTCCACTCCCTTGCTCGTACATCAAG TTGATAGATTGGGCTGAGGGTGGGTATCTAACAAGTGATTCCCCAATGCCTCGAGGTGAAATTGTTATTGGTGGACCAAATGTTACCGTTGGATATTTCAAAAATGAGGAGAAGACGAAAGAAGCGTACAAG GTTGACGAGAGAGGAATGAGTTGGTTCTACACAGGTGACATAGGGCAATTTCATGCAGACGGTTGCCTTGAGATAGTTGACCGTAAAAAAGACATTGTTAAACTTCAGCACGGGGAATATGTTTCCTTGGGGAAG GTTGAGGCTGTTCTCAGTGTCAGTCCGTATGTTGACAATATAATGGTGCATGCCGATCCTTTCCATAGTTATTGTGTAGCTATAGTGGTGGCCGCTCAGGCTGCTGTGGAAGACTGGGCTAGGAAGAACGAAATTAACTTTGGCAATTTTCCAGAGTTGTGTCAGAAGGAAGAAACTATCCAGGAGGTGTACGCTTCCTTAGTGAAG GCAGCGAAGGCTGCTCGTTTAGAAAAATTTGAGATCCCGGGGAAGATCAAGTTGCTAGCAGAAGCATGGACTCCAGAATCTGGCCTTGTTACTGCAGCTTTGAAGCTGAAGAGGGATGCCATTAAGAAGGCCTTCTCAAATGAACTAGCTCAGTTATATTCTTCATGA
- the LOC132621783 gene encoding subtilisin-like protease SBT3.9: MARGKHLSSTTFLFLVLISHFSVIIASIDELAPKDKKIYIVYTKNSDYVKILASVLGSEEAATEAIVYTYRYAVEGFSASLTPEQASRLSGQDDVLSVQESKLYRLDKGFEGQTNNQLGELSNDQ, translated from the exons ATGGCTCGAGGCAAACACTTGTCATcaacaactttcttatttctagTTTTAATTTCTCATTTTTCGGTTATTATAGCAAGCATTGACGAACTAGCTCCAAAAGACAAAAAGATTTACATTGTGTATACTAAGAATTCTGATTATGTCAAAATCTTAGCCTCAGTATTAGGAAG TGAGGAGGCAGCAACAGAGGCAATAGTGTATACTTATCGATATGCAGTAGAAGGATTTTCAGCTTCATTGACTCCCGAACAGGCTTCTCGTTTGTCAG GGCAAGATGATGTTTTAAGTGTCCAAGAAAGCAAATTATACAGATTGGATAAGGGATTTGAAGGTCAAACCAACAATCAACTGGGAGAGTTGTCTAATGATCAATAA